In Mycobacterium sp. JS623, one genomic interval encodes:
- a CDS encoding DUF2771 domain-containing protein gives MKRVVAALAIVAIVASVLTGVLVWRLVQDPRPKHPEISAYSDGQLVRVGPYRYCEVLNPTECETPKAAGELRVDQRHAVQLSVPTEIARAPWVLVRSYEGGDVVSEFRPETKLAVTIPAVDPHRGRLFGIAVQLPTLVRDEAGNEFPVPHAEWSVRTVWP, from the coding sequence GTGAAACGCGTTGTCGCCGCGCTGGCGATCGTCGCGATCGTCGCGTCTGTCCTCACCGGTGTGCTGGTCTGGCGCCTCGTGCAAGACCCGCGGCCGAAACATCCCGAGATCAGCGCCTATTCGGATGGCCAGCTGGTAAGGGTGGGACCATACCGGTACTGCGAGGTGCTGAACCCCACCGAGTGCGAAACTCCCAAGGCCGCCGGCGAATTGCGCGTCGACCAGCGTCATGCCGTGCAGTTGTCGGTGCCGACCGAAATCGCCCGCGCACCATGGGTTTTGGTTCGGTCGTATGAGGGGGGCGATGTCGTCTCCGAATTCCGGCCGGAGACGAAACTGGCGGTCACCATCCCCGCCGTGGATCCACACCGCGGCAGATTGTTCGGCATCGCCGTGCAGCTGCCGACACTGGTGCGCGATGAGGCGGGCAACGAGTTTCCGGTGCCACACGCGGAGTGGTCGGTGCGGACGGTCTGGCCCTAG
- a CDS encoding glutathione S-transferase family protein, which produces MAYVAGGGEFNRDTNYITTRITADGRDGYPVEPDRYRLVVARACPWANRTIIVRRLLGLEDVLSIGFCGPTHDDDSWTFDLDPGGVDPVLRIPRLKDAYLKRFPDYEKGITVPAIVEVVTGEVVTNDFAQITLDFSTQWAKFHREGAPQLYPEGLRDEIDEVAQRIYTEVNNGVYRCGFAGSQEAYDKAYDRLFTALDWLSDRLSNQRYLVGDTITEADVRLFTTLARFDPVYHGHFKCNRQKLAEMPVLWAYARDLFQTPGFGDTIDFVQIKQHYYIVHKDINPTQIVPKGPDLSNWLTPHGREALGGSPFGDGTPPGPTREGERVPDGHGAG; this is translated from the coding sequence ATGGCATACGTCGCAGGCGGCGGTGAGTTCAACCGCGACACCAACTACATCACCACCCGCATCACAGCTGACGGGCGCGACGGCTACCCCGTCGAACCAGACCGGTATCGACTCGTCGTCGCGCGCGCCTGCCCGTGGGCCAACCGCACCATCATCGTGCGACGCCTGCTGGGCCTGGAAGACGTGCTCTCCATTGGCTTTTGCGGTCCGACGCACGACGACGACAGCTGGACGTTCGACCTTGACCCGGGCGGTGTCGATCCCGTACTGAGGATCCCGCGGCTCAAGGACGCGTACCTCAAGCGTTTCCCTGATTACGAGAAGGGCATCACGGTGCCCGCGATCGTCGAGGTGGTGACGGGTGAGGTCGTCACCAATGACTTCGCACAGATCACGCTGGACTTCTCCACGCAGTGGGCCAAGTTCCATCGCGAAGGCGCGCCGCAGCTGTACCCCGAAGGGCTGCGCGACGAGATCGACGAGGTCGCCCAGCGCATCTACACCGAGGTCAACAACGGCGTGTACCGCTGCGGCTTTGCGGGGTCGCAGGAGGCTTACGACAAGGCCTACGACCGGTTGTTCACCGCGCTCGACTGGCTTTCCGATCGGTTGTCGAACCAGCGCTATCTGGTCGGCGACACCATCACCGAGGCCGACGTCAGGCTGTTCACGACGCTGGCCCGCTTCGATCCCGTCTACCACGGCCACTTCAAGTGCAACCGCCAGAAGCTCGCGGAGATGCCGGTCCTATGGGCCTACGCGCGGGATCTGTTCCAGACACCTGGCTTCGGCGACACCATCGATTTCGTGCAGATCAAGCAGCACTACTACATCGTGCACAAGGACATCAACCCGACCCAGATCGTGCCGAAAGGGCCCGATCTATCCAATTGGTTGACGCCACACGGCCGGGAAGCGTTGGGCGGCAGTCCCTTTGGGGACGGCACACCACCTGGCCCGACGCGCGAGGGTGAGCGGGTGCCGGACGGGCACGGCGCGGGCTAG
- a CDS encoding cold-shock protein, translating into MPTGRVKWYDAEKGFGFLSQEDGEDVYVRSSALPTGVEGLKAGQRVEFGVAAGRRGPQALSLKLIDPPPSLTRTRREAAAAEHKHTPDELHGMVEDMITLLEGTVQPELRKGRYPDRKVARRVSEVVKAVARELDA; encoded by the coding sequence GTGCCGACCGGCCGGGTTAAGTGGTACGACGCCGAGAAGGGCTTCGGCTTTCTGTCGCAAGAAGACGGTGAGGACGTCTACGTCCGGTCCTCTGCGCTGCCCACTGGTGTCGAGGGCCTGAAGGCCGGTCAGCGCGTCGAGTTCGGCGTGGCCGCCGGCCGGCGGGGCCCGCAGGCGTTGAGCCTGAAGCTCATCGACCCTCCGCCCAGCCTGACGCGGACTCGTCGCGAGGCGGCGGCCGCCGAGCACAAGCACACCCCGGATGAGTTGCACGGCATGGTCGAAGACATGATCACGCTGCTCGAAGGCACGGTGCAGCCGGAGCTGCGCAAGGGTCGCTACCCCGACCGCAAGGTCGCCCGCCGGGTCTCCGAGGTCGTCAAGGCCGTCGCACGCGAACTCGACGCCTGA
- a CDS encoding YccF domain-containing protein → MRLILNIIWLVFGGLWLALGYLVAALICFVLIITIPFGFAALRIALYALWPFGNTIVDKPGPRPGALIGNVIWVILFGIWLAIGHVITAVAMAITIIGIPLALANLKLVPVSLFPLGKEIVPVDSLHTPMRAAA, encoded by the coding sequence ATGCGGCTGATCCTGAACATTATTTGGTTGGTCTTCGGCGGCCTCTGGCTGGCGTTGGGCTACCTGGTTGCCGCGCTGATCTGCTTCGTCTTGATCATCACGATCCCGTTCGGGTTCGCCGCGCTGCGCATCGCGCTCTATGCGCTGTGGCCGTTCGGCAACACCATCGTCGACAAGCCAGGCCCGCGACCCGGCGCGCTGATCGGCAACGTCATCTGGGTCATCCTGTTCGGCATCTGGCTGGCCATCGGCCACGTGATCACCGCAGTGGCGATGGCGATCACGATCATCGGCATTCCACTGGCGCTGGCCAACCTGAAGCTGGTCCCGGTGTCGCTGTTCCCGCTCGGCAAGGAGATCGTGCCGGTCGATTCCCTCCACACCCCGATGCGAGCGGCCGCATGA
- the moaA gene encoding GTP 3',8-cyclase MoaA: MTITELGVPSVQRPVRGMPIDGPMVDTFGRVATDLRVSLTDRCNLRCTYCMPAEGLDWLPGEQLLRTDELARLLRIAVTRLGITSVRFTGGEPLVAKHLEDVVAATAALRPRPEITLTTNGIGLDKRAAKLKAAGLDRINVSLDTVDAARFAHITRRDRLPDVIKGLAAAKAAGLSPVKVNAVLDPVTGLDDAVALLAFCIDNGYQLRIIEQMPLDAGHEWKRGRAIAADDVLAALRRRFDLRPDQAPRGSAPAELWEVVDGHAVVGKVGIIASVSHAFCAACDRTRLTADGQVRNCLFAQHETDLRRLLRSGADDDALAVAWRATMWVKAAGHGINDPDFVQPDRPMSAIGG, from the coding sequence ATGACCATCACCGAGCTCGGCGTGCCGTCGGTGCAGCGTCCCGTGCGGGGGATGCCGATCGACGGACCGATGGTCGACACCTTCGGCCGCGTCGCGACGGATCTGCGCGTTTCGCTGACCGACCGCTGCAATCTGCGCTGCACCTACTGCATGCCGGCCGAGGGCCTGGACTGGCTGCCGGGCGAGCAGCTCTTGCGCACCGACGAGCTGGCCCGGCTGTTGCGCATCGCAGTCACCAGGCTCGGCATCACCAGCGTTCGGTTCACCGGCGGTGAGCCTTTGGTGGCCAAGCACCTCGAGGACGTCGTCGCCGCCACCGCCGCGCTTCGGCCGCGGCCCGAGATCACGTTGACCACCAACGGCATTGGGCTCGACAAGCGGGCCGCCAAGCTCAAGGCGGCCGGCCTGGACCGGATCAACGTCTCCCTCGATACCGTCGACGCCGCACGCTTCGCCCACATCACCCGCCGCGACCGCCTGCCCGACGTAATAAAAGGACTCGCGGCCGCAAAGGCAGCCGGGCTGAGCCCGGTGAAGGTCAACGCCGTGCTGGATCCGGTCACCGGCCTCGACGACGCCGTCGCGCTGCTTGCGTTCTGCATCGACAACGGCTACCAGCTGCGCATCATCGAGCAGATGCCACTTGACGCAGGCCACGAATGGAAGCGCGGCCGGGCGATCGCCGCCGACGACGTGCTGGCCGCCCTGCGCCGACGTTTCGACCTGCGACCCGATCAGGCGCCGCGCGGATCGGCGCCCGCAGAGCTGTGGGAGGTCGTTGACGGCCACGCCGTCGTGGGCAAGGTCGGCATCATCGCCTCGGTCTCGCATGCGTTCTGCGCGGCCTGCGACCGCACGCGGTTGACCGCCGACGGTCAGGTCCGCAACTGCCTGTTTGCCCAGCACGAGACCGACCTGCGGCGCCTGTTGCGTTCCGGCGCCGACGATGACGCACTGGCGGTGGCCTGGCGGGCCACCATGTGGGTCAAAGCGGCGGGCCACGGCATCAACGACCCGGACTTCGTGCAGCCGGACCGCCCGATGAGCGCGATCGGCGGCTGA
- a CDS encoding MoaD/ThiS family protein produces MAAKVTVRYFAAARAAAGFDDEIIGVAPGTTVGALVQNLGERSAELANVLSRCSYLCDGIAVRDLGLTLSDAQTVDVLPPFAGG; encoded by the coding sequence ATGGCGGCGAAGGTGACCGTCCGCTACTTCGCGGCCGCGCGTGCCGCTGCTGGCTTCGACGACGAAATCATCGGCGTCGCGCCGGGCACTACCGTCGGCGCGCTGGTGCAAAATCTCGGCGAACGCAGTGCCGAGCTCGCGAACGTGCTGAGCCGATGCTCGTATCTTTGCGACGGAATTGCGGTGCGGGACTTGGGATTGACGTTGAGCGACGCTCAAACCGTCGATGTTCTTCCCCCATTCGCCGGCGGATAA